DNA from Lagenorhynchus albirostris chromosome 3, mLagAlb1.1, whole genome shotgun sequence:
aaaaatatggCATATTAAATTAGGCACACGGTTATAATTATTTTAGCTGTTTAAACTTAAGCAGCGGGGGCTGCAGTTTCCTAGTGCGGACTCTGGGCGCCGCTGTTGGCCAAAGTGGAGAGCTTGGTGCTGGCGACCTCCTCGCGCAGACGCAGCGCACTTTCCCATCTCAGACTCGCTAGCCTTTCCACCGCTTCCTCCTCTGGAGAAGAAACACTGCCTGACCCCCCACGCCGGAATAAAGCTGTTCGGAGCTCCGGACAACTGCGGCACAGAGATTGTTTGTAATCCGGCGTCTCCAAGCCGGTGAGCAAGCTGAGGGGAGCAAGAGGGATGGGGAGCGGAGCTGCGGAGAGGGGCTGGGCTGAGAGGCGGCCAGTGCTCTTTCCGTTCCTGCTGTCTTTGTTCTGCCTGGCGCTCTCTGAGCAGATCCGCTACAGGATTCCCGAGGAGATGCCAGAGGGCTCGGTGGTGGGGAACCTCGCCAAGGACCTGAGACTCAGTGTCCACGAGTTACCGACTCGAAAACTGCGGGTCAGTTCGGAGAAGCCTTACTTCACTGTGAGCTCAGAGAGCGGGGAGTTACTTGTTAGCAGCAGGCTAGACCGGGAGCAGATATGCGGGAAGAAGCCGGCTTGTGCTCTAGAATTTGAGGCTGTTGCTGAAAATCCATTGAACTTTTATCACGTGAGTGTGGAGATCGAGGATGTTAATGACCACACACCAAAATTCATGCAAAATTCCTTTGAGCTACAAATAAGTGAGTCTACGCTGCCAGGCACGCGATTTATATTAGAAGTCGCGGAAGATGCAGATATTGGCTTGAACTCTCTGCAGACTTATAAACTCTCTCTTAGCCCTAGTTTCTCGTTGATAAATAAGGAGAAACAAGATGGTAGTAAATACCCGGAACTGGTATTGGAGAAACCCTTAGATCGGGAACAACAGGGTTATCATCGTTTAGTCTTGACGGCCTCAGACCGTGGAGATCCACCCCTAAATGGCACTACTGAGCTCCGGATCCAGGTCACTGATGCCAATGATAACCCCCCGGTATTTAGCCAGGACGTATATCGAGTCAGCCTTGGAGAAAACGTGCCCCCAGGCACTACTGTCTTGCAGGTGTCAGCCACCGACCAGGACGAGGGCGTCAACTCAGAAATCACTTATTCCTTCTACAGGACCGGTCAAGTCTTCGGTCTGAACTCAAAGAATGGGGAAATTACAACTCTaaacacactggattttgaagaaaTCAAGGAATATTCTATCGtggtggaagggagggatggcGGAGGACTGGTTGCACAATGTACAGTTGAAATTAACATTCAAGATGAAAATGACAATAGGCCAGATGTTACGTTTCATTCCCTAGTCGAAATGATTCTGGAAAACGCAGTGCCGGGAACGCTAATTGCTTTGATCAAAATACATGACAGAGATTCCGGGGAGAATGGGGAGGTTAATTGCCGATTAGAGGGTGAAGTACCTTTTCAGATAATCTCTTCGTCCAAAAATTCATACAAGTTGGTAACAGACGGGACCCTGGACCGAGAACAGACACCGGAGTACAATGTCACCATCACAGCCACCGACAAGGGCAAGCCGCCCCTTTCCACCAGCACAAGTGTCACCTTGCATATTACTGACGTCAACGACAACGCTCCTGTTTTCCACCAGACCTCCTACGTGGTCCACGTGGCCGAGAACAACCCGCCTGGAGCCTCCATCGCCCAAGTTAGCGCTTCAGATCCAGACTTGGGGCCCAACAGCCACATCTCCTACTCCATCGTGGCCAGCGACCTGGAGCCGCGCGCGCTGTCGTCCTACGTGTCCGTGAGCGCACAGAGCGGCGTGGTGTTCGCGCAGCGCGCCTTCGACCACGAGCAGCTGCGCGCCTTCGAGCTGACGCTGCAGGCCCGCGACCACGGCTCGCCCGCGCTCAGCACCAACGTGAGCCTGCGCGTGCTGGTGGGCGACCTCAACGACAACGCGCCCAGGGTGCTGTACCCGGCGCTGGGGCCCGACGGCTCGGCGCTCTTCGACACGGTGCCGCGCGCCGCGCAGCCCGGCTACCTGGTCACCAAGGTGGTGGCGGTGGACGCCGACTCTGGACACAACGCCTGGCTGTCCTACCACGTGCTGCAGGCCAGCGAGCCCGGACTCTTCAGCGTGGGGCTGCGCACGGGCGAGGTGCGCACTGCGCGGGCCCTGGGCGACAGGGACGCGGCCCGCCAGCGCCTGTTGGTTGCTGTGCGCGATGGGGGACAGCCGCCCCTCTCGGCCACCGCCACGCTGCTCCTGGTTTTCGCGGACAGCCTGCAGGAGGCGCTGCCGGACCCCAGTGACCACTCTGAGCCCACTGACCCCCAAGCTGAGCTGCAGTTTTACTTGGTGGTGGCCTTGGCCTTGATCTCGGTGCTCTTCCTCCTGGCAGTGATTCTGGCGGTCGCCCTACACCTTCGACACTCCTCCAGCCCCGCTGCCTGGGGCTGCTTTCAGCCTGGTGTCTGTGTCAAGTCTGGCCCCGTGGTTCCCCCCAACTACAGTGAAGGAACTTTACCTTATTCCTACAATCTGTGCGTTGCCCATACTGGAAAGACAgagtttaattttctaaaatgtaatgaGCATTTGAGTTCAGGACAAGACATACTTTGCGGTGATTCATCTGGGGCCTTATTTCCACTTTGTAATTCCAGTGAGTCAACCTCCCATCCTGAAACTCTAACAGCGGTGAGTTCCATTTAAGTGTCTACTCCTTTTCATCATCTTcaccattttgtttattcatatgaaaatatatttttaatcttgtaGTTGTGTTAGGAATATTATAGCTCATCAGAAAGCTGTATATCCAATCATCATGGGGAATGGTGATTTGGGTAAGCATGTGACATAAAATAGAGTTATGTTACTCAGTTCGGAGTTACAAAGAAGAGAGAGTATGCTCTTTGCTTCGCCGCAAAATTCGTTTGctgatttcttatcttttttctaaGCTAATGAAATTTACCGattgatttttctcattctttaacatattttaatgtttattatatataagtAAACATCAAATTTAAAGTAGGTGATCAATTCATTCTTTAAAGCAAAAAGAGTACTACTAGGTATCTTCTTTCACTGATTTCATTGGTACAGTTTCCATCTCTTTCTTATATTTATTCCTCATGTCTAGTTCCTTAAGTCTACCTTTTTATGAGTCTTTGAAgtccttaaaattttaagaaaaattactgtgtgttgtgtgtgtgtgtgtagagaacgACTCAGTGAATTCATCAGAAAGTCGAAGTCATTATCTAAGTTCCTTCAAGTTTTCTTGAATACGAAATTCTCTTCTTCTTTATAGTTAACAGAAGGAGATACTcggtaaaagaaaaggaaatgttgtTGCCTCCATAACGTGCTGTCATTCCCAACCTATATTTTTTGAAGAAGAAAGGGGGGAAGTTCACTGGATTTGTTTTATTACTTGGAGCCCTAAACATTAGTGACTGGAGGTTTTCTCATCCTTCTTCTAACTGTAGGAGGGAAGGAGAATtctgaattttccattttaaaggcAAAACCTACTAATTTCAAGAACATACAAAGATGCCGTTACATAAGTATTAGTCTTTTTGCTAGGAACTGCTTCAGTAAATAGTTTCTCTAcaaattgctgaaagaaatttcttATTGTGATACTTACTTTTTGTGGTAATAATTCATTCTACATCTTGTGTTCTTTTCCCCACATTATTACATAAGTTTAGATGACCCTTATAATATGAGgcttataattaaattaaaattgcaTAATTTCTTGATGGAAGAATTGAAATGGAAACTTACTTTTCAATGTATGTTCATCTGAATCTTCCAGATGCCATAGGCTGTGCATGCACTATGAGTTCACACagaaaactaaatattaaaaaaattgtgatagCATAAAAGTTTAACAATCATaactatgtaaaatttaaaaacccaatcCATTTAAAGTTTAGCAATATTAGGTGTTAAAATCTAGTACCATTGCCTAATTAAATTTTTGTGAAGAAAGTCTTAAGGAGACCTTACTCCAGGAATTTCACTATGAAAATGAATTAGGCTTATAAAATAGCTTCAAGGTGAATAATCCATATATTCATTCAATATGATTATGTACTATACATATATAAgcatacatataaaattaagaaaaatatgaatgtatttCCAAAGAGGATTGCACATTCTAATTACTTCAGAAAATAATGACCTATAGAAAGTATTTGAAacattataaaaaaggaaatttgaataatttacatatctagagagagagaacagaattCTAGCAAAAATAAGAGTTAAGTTTGTTTGATACCAAAGTGACATTTAATAGAATTTCATTCCACTTCATTTCCAACTAAAATATCCACAAATGGTAATTGAATTTGAAATATGAACGCACTACACAATTAGAGAAATCTAAAATCATTATCGTTAGAgagtagtgttttctttttcagtcatcTATAACAGAAGTACTGCATATCTCAGTACTTGAGTGGGTGGGTGTAGTAACGGCTTAGGACTCTGAGCGCCGCTGTTCACCAACTCTAAGAAAAGCTCAGTCAGCGCTCCGTCTGGATATTAGGATCTGCAACTACACAAAGCCGCTCGGATCCCACAAACCGACTCCGGGGCTGCAACATAACTCAGCCTCTTAGCCTGAGGCACTACGGGTTTCTCCTGAGGGAAAAGATCACCATAATCTGCAGGAGGAAAACAGAACCTAAGGAATCAGCGTTCACAGAAATTATTCTGAAAAAACTCTTTAGTGTAGCAACAATGGCCGCTCCAACGAATCGCCTGCACCACAGAAGACTGGTCCTGTTGTGCCTTTTCCTGGGGAGGCTGTGGGAGACCGGGGCTAGCCAGATCCGCTACTCGGTACCTGAAGAGACAGAAGAAGGCTATATCGTGGGGAATATCTCCAAGGACCTGGGGCTGGAGCTCCGCGAGCTGGCGGAGCGGGGAGTCCGCATCGTCTCCAGAGGTAGGACGCAGCTCTTTGCTCTGAACCCGCGAAGCGGCAGTTTGGTCACCGCGGGCAGGATAGACCGGGAGGAGCTCTGCGCTCAGAGCGCGCGGTGTCTGGTGAACTTTAAAGTCCTGGTTGAAGACAGGGTGCAGCTTCACGGAATAGAAATAGAAGTAACTGATATCAACGATAATAATCCGAAATTCCAGGTCGAAAATCTAGAAGTAAAAATTAACGAAATTGCTTTGCCCGGAACACGTTATCCACTCCCAGGGGCTGTTGACCCCGATGTGGGCTTGAATTCCCTGCAGAGCTATCAGCTCAGCTCCAATCACCACTTCTCCCTGGACGTGCAAACTGGAGACGACGGAACTATAAGCCCAGAACTGGTGCTGGAGAGCGCCCTGGACCGCGAGGAGGAGGCTGCTCACCGTCTGGTCCTCGTCGCCTCCGATGGAGGCGAACCGCGTCGCTCCAGCACAGTGCACATCCGAGTGACAGTGTTGGATACAAACGACAATGCCCCGGTTTTTGCTCAACCGATTTACCGAGTGAAAGTCCCAGAGAACGTGCCCCCGGGCACCCGGCTGCTTACTGTAAGCGCTAGCGACCCGGATGAGGGAACCAACGGAGAAGTGGCTTATAAATTCTGGAAAATTAGTGAAAAACAATCTCCGTTATTCCAGCTTAATGAAAATACTGGCGAAATATCAACAGCAAAGAGTTTAGATTATGAAGAATGTGCATTTTATGACATGGAAATACAGGCTGAAGATGGTGGGGCATTGAAGGATCGGACCAAAGTGCTCATTTCAGTGGAAGATGTCAATGACAATAGACCCGAAGTGACCATTACATCTTTATTTAGTCCAGTGAGGGAAGATGCTCCCCAAGGAACAGTAATCGTTCTTTTCAATGCACATGACCGAGACTCTGGGAAGAATGGCCAAGTTGTTTGTTCCATCAAGGAGATTCTATCTTTTCAATTAGAAAAGTCAGTAGAAGATTATTATAGGTTGTTGACAGTCCGAAATCTTGACCGAGAAAAAACCTCTGAATATAACATCACAGTGACCGCAACAGACAAAGGAACACCATCCCTGTCCACGGAAATTCACATCACCCTACACGTGGTCGACGTCAACGACAATCCACCCTCCTTCTCTCAAACCTCCTATTCAGTCTATCTCCCTGAGAACAACCTTAGAGGCACCTCCATCTTCTCGGTGACAGCCCACGACCCCGACAGCAATGAGAACGCTCGGGTTGTTTACTCCTTAGCTGAAGACACCATCCGAGGTACACCTCTGTCCTCCTATGTCTCCATCAACTCCAACACTGGTGTGCTATACGCACTGCGCTCCTTCGACTACGAGCAATTTCGCGACCTTCAAATGCAGGTGAGGGCAAGCGACAGCGGGGACCCACCTCTCAGCAGCAACGTGTCTCTGAGCCTGTTCATCCTGGACCAGAACGACAACACACCTGAGATCCTGTACCCCGCCCTCCCCACCGACGGTTCCACGGGTGTGGAGCTGGCACCCCGCTCTGCAGAGCCCGGCTACCTGGTGACCAAGGTGGTGGCTGTGGACAGAGACTCAGGCCAGAACGCCTGGCTGTCCTACCGCCTCCTCAAGGCCAGCGAGCCGGGACTCTTCACGGTGGGGCTGCACACGGGCGAGGTGCGCACAGCGCGGGCCCTGCTGGACAGAGACGCGCTCAAGCAGAGCCTGGTGGTGGCGGTCCAGGACCACGGGCAGCCCCCTCTCTCTGCCACCGTTTCCCTCACCGTGGCCGTGGCTGACAGCATCCCCGACGTCCTCGCTGAACTAGGCAGCCTTGAGTCTCCCGCCAGCCCTGACGACTCGGGCCTCACTCTCTACCTGGTGGTGGCGGTGGCCGCGGTCTCCTGCGTCTTCCTCGCCTTTGTCATTGTGCTGCTGGCGCTCAGGCTGAGGCGCTGGCACACGTCGCATCTGCTCCAGGCTTCAGGAGGCGGGTTAGCGGGTGTGCCTACGTCTCACTTTGTGGGCGTAGACGGGGTGCGAGCTTTCCTGCAGACCTATTCCCACGAGGTCTCGCTCACAGCGGACTCGAGGAGGAGTCACGTGATCTTCCCGCAGCCCAACTACGCGGACACGCTCATCAGCCAGGAGAGCTGTGAGAAAAGCGAGCCTTTGTGCGCTTCAGATGATTCCAGGTTTCCTATAGAAGACACCCCTTTGGTTCCAGTGAGTTcaatttttcctttacttttaaaaaaatttggtttTCTATTTAAGTGTTTGCACTTTAGAATAAGTTGATATTAACATATTTCTCACCATACGTTAAAATTTTCACTGGGCCTAATTTTTGCTCTAACATATATAGGAGGCATTTATTGGTTACATcgttgttataatttttgctttctcaTAATGATTAACCTAAGGTCAGTGGAAACCTTCCTCTTGGGACTGCTCTCATTATCAGGCATTGGGCATGGCTCTTTGGGTGAGGTTGCTTCAGTGGTTACCACGGTTCACTACTAATTCTTAAGACTGGTTTCCATTCCTGAAATTTGTTACTATTGTTATCTCCAATGGCCCCACTGTGAAATTCTTACTCTAAAAACATTTCTGCAGCCGATGCTATTTTTGTAAgggtaaataaataagaaatgcatTCTTCTTATAAAAACAACTGAAAGCCCAGACTCAGTACTTCTTTACTGTTTCTGTGACAGGAGAACACCCCTTAGAGGTGACGTGTTTCCGTTCACATGTTTGTAGAGGTTGTTTGCATTTAAAGATCATTTCGGAGGATACTTCAAACTTCAAATATCATCCATTTCCAAATCCTAGAAAAGGatgctttattcttttaatagtgaaaaacttTAACATCATTTATTCTCATCCTCAGAGCTGTTGATTTCCTAACACTATAATATCAGATTATTAATAATTTGAAACCTCCTATAGTTTATGCTTGCTGAAGAGGGGTTTCTTAGACTGGACCCTGTGAGAAGACAAAACATAGGAAATAAAACTTATTCTTCAACTGTTTTTTATGGCTCAATCCTCCAACTTTTGAGGCTAGAAATAAATCTGGTTATGGGAGATGGTTTAGGAAAATATTCTCAGGAACTGCTATGGAGATTCGAAGAATATTTTACTGGCTTTTAGACATAAGGAAAAGAATAATGTATTatgtaatgtgatttttttttttttttttgtggtacgcgggccccttactgctgtggcctctcccgttgcggagcacaggctccggacgcgcaggctcagcggccatggctcacgggcctagccgctccgcggcatgtgggatcttcccggaccggggcacgaacccgtgtcccctgcatcggcaggcggactctcaaccactgcgccaccagggaagccctgtaatgtgATTTTAACACAATGTTATTTCAAGTAATAAATGGCATTGTAGGAGACTTTGAAAATAAGCTTTGAAATTGACTCAAAGTTCTATTCTGAACATGCTGAATATGAGGGCTAACATGTCTGGAAATCCATTATGACATACAgacattataattatttcaaatactCTTTATTCCTAAGCTAGTAGGAAAAAAGTAAAGCATCCTTCAGGGTCATATTTTTAACCATGCAGTAGGGAAACTGTCACTTAAAGTTTCTGTCTTGGGGAGTAACCTTTAGTACTTagtatacataaatattaaaatatggttaatttggaaaaatgtaaTAACAGATATTGACGAAGGCTTGTATGTCATGGTAGGTAACTACTAGTCTCTTCCATAAAAATGTCACTTGCctttaaaaacagaacacaagGCTCTTTGGATCAATGActgggcagactggaaaatgctGTTCCAGTTTTCTTAAATGAGGCAGGACTTTTGCATCGGTAAcagattatataatataatagGCTTAAGGATAAAATTCTTCCTCATCTTCGTGTCTTGTCTTTAACGAAGAGTTATTAAAATATCTTGGATTTGCTTCCATATAATAAGGGAATGAAATAAAGAGTAAACAAAGATGACCTTGTGTTGATCATAGTTGTAGTTGGGTGATGGGTATATGAAGGTTCAATAATAATGCTCCCTACTTTTGTATAAGTTTGAAATTTTACACAATAAATTTCTTGAAAAACTAAGTATGCAGACATCTGCCGTATACGCTGTTAAAACTGGAATTTGGGGCAATTAcataactatacatatatataattacataactatatatatgtatatgtgtgtgtatatacatacacattctgGAGAGAAATTGTATTCAAGACGAAAATGTCAGGCTGCGGTTTCACATGAGGCCTCAGGGCGCCGCTGTCGGCCAGTGCAGGGCAAGCGCTGACGCTCGGGATTCCTCAGCCTCCAGTCTGGGATTTCCTGCGCAGCCACCAACACAGAGAGAGGGAAACCTGCTCACGCACTCAGGCTCCTGGCCGGGCAGGCTCTGCCCAGCACAAACGGATTCCCGGCTCCGCCTGTCCTGGGCCGAAAGCTCTTCCAGTGACGCCGTGGATTGCATTTTCTTTGGCTTTCCGGAAAGACTGGGACCCAACGAGAACTAGAGCGCGCAATGGGAGGGAGCTGCACGCAGAGACGTCCGGCCGGCCGGCGGCAGGTACTGTTTCCCTTCCTGCTGCCTTTGTTCTACCCCGCGCTCTGCGAGCAGATCCGCTACTCCATTCCCGAGGAGCTGGCCAAGGGCTCTGTGGTAGGGAATCTCGCCAAGGATCTAGGGCTCAGTGTCCTGGATGTGTCGGCTCGAAAGCTGCGAGTTAGCGCGGAGAAGCTGCTTTTCAACGTAGACGCGGAGAGTGGGGACTTACTTGTGAAGGACCGAATAGACCGCGAGCAGATATGTAAAGAGAGAAGAAGATGTGAATTGGAGTTGGAGGCCGTGGTGGAaaatcctttaaatatttttcatgtcattGTGGTTGTTGAGGATATTAATGACCATGCTCCTCAATTCgataaaaaggaaatacatttagaaatttttGAATCTGTATCTTCAGGTACACGAATATCCCTTGACCCTGCCACTGACCCTGATATAAACACGAACTCAGTTAAAGATTATCAGATAAGTCCTAACCCTTATTTCTCATTAATGGTTCGAGTTAATTCCGATGGTAGCAAGTACCCAGAGTTATCTTTGGAGAAACCCCTAGACCGGGAAAAGCAGCGGTCCCATAGCTTGATATTGACTGCCTTGGATGGAGGGGGCCCGCCACGAAGTGCCACCGCTCAGATAGAAATCTCTGTCAAGGACACCAATGATAACCCCCCGGTGTTCAGCAAAGATGAATATAGAATCAGCATTAGTGAAAATCTACCCCCTGGGTCCTCTGTGTTGCTGGTGACAGCCACTGACCAGGATGAGGGGGCCAATGCTGAAATACACTACTACTTCAGGAGCACTGCTCAGAGTACAAGGCACATGTTCTCACTGGATGAGAAAACAGGCATGATTAAGAATAACCAGTCACTGGATTTTGAGGATATAGAAAGATACACCATGGAAGTGGAAGCAAAGGACGGAGGTGGTCTCTCTACCCAATGTAAAGTAATCATAGATATCCTGGATGAAAACGACAACAGTCCAGAAATAATCATCACTTCTCTCTCTGATGAGATTTTGGAGGGTTCTCTTCCAGGAATGGTTGTTGCCCTCTTCAAAACACGGGACCGGGATTCCGGAGAAAATGGAGAAGTCACCTGTCATATAGGAAGAGATGTTCCTTTCAAGATTTATTCTTCTTCTAATAATTACTACAAGCTGGTGACAGATGGGGCCCTAGACCGAGAGCAGACTCTGGAATACAGCGTCACCATCACAGCCACTGACAGGGGAAAGCCCCCCCTCTCCAGCAGCACTACCATCACTCTGCACATAACGGACATCAACGACAACGCTCCGGTTTTCCACCAAGCCTTCTACGTGGTCCACGTGGCAGAAAACAACCCGCCCGGCACCTCCATCGCCCAAATTAGCGCTTCAGATCCAGACTTGGGGCCCAACGGCCACATCTCCTACTCCATCCTGGCCAGCGACCTGGAGCCGCGCGCGCTGTCGTCCTACGTGTCCGTGAGCGCAGAGAGCGGCGTGGTGTTCGCGCAGCGCGCCTTCGACCACGAGCAGCTGCGCGCCTTCGAGCTGACGCTGCAGGCCCGCGATCACGGCTCGCCCGCGCTCAGCGCCAACGTGAGCCTGCGCGTGCTGGTGGGCGACCTCAACGACAACGCGCCCAGGGTGCTGTACCCGGCGCTGGGGCCCGACGGCTCGGCGCTCTTCGACACGGTGCCGCGCGCCGCGCAGCCCGGCTACCTGGTCACCAAGGTGGTGGCAGTGGACGCCGACTCTGGACACAACGCCTGGCTGTCCTACCACGTGCTGCAGGCCAGCGAGCCCGGACTCTTCAGCGTGGGGCTGCGCACGGGCGAGGTGCGCACTGCGCGGGCCCTGGGCGACAGGGACGCGGCCCGCCAGCGCCTGCTGGTTGCTGTGCGCGATGGGGGACAGCCGCCCCTCTCGGCCACCGCCACGCTGCTCCTGGTTTTCGCGGACAGCCTGCAGGAGGCGCTGCCGGACCTCAGTGACCACTCTGAGCCCACTGACCCCCAAGCTGAGCTGCAGTTTTACTTGGTGGTGGCCTTGGCCTTGATCTCGGTGCTCTTCCTCCTGGCAGTGATTCTGGCGGTCGCCCTACACCTTCGACACTCCTCCAGCCCCGCTGCCTGGGGCTGCTTTCAGCCTGGTGTCTGTATCAAGTCTGGACCCGTGGTTCCCCCCAACTACAGTGAAGGAACTTTACCTTATTCCTACAATCTGTGCGTTGCCCATACTGGAAAGACAGAGTTTAATTTCCTAAGATGTAGTGATCCTTTGCATTCCACTCAAGACATAGTTTGTGGTGATTCTCCTGGGGCCTTAATTCCACTTCAGAGTGGGAATGATTTGACTTCACATCCTGAGACCCTAACACcggtgagtttcttttttttttgtcttctgtaaCATTCTACTAGGTTTTTCAAATTTGGGGCATACTCTTTCACTCTTACATCTAGAATcatatttagaaaatacataGGTAATCACTGTCTTGTCTTCTCAATGTTCAGTTTTTGCTGAGTACATTTTCAAGACTTTTGTGGTTCATAAATTGctctataattcagaaagaatgTCACTAAATTGGAGATATCTTGTCAAGCTTAGATTAGCAAAACAGAGGCTGTGGTCTTGGCTTcttaccaaataaataaataaataaatttaaatgaataaataataacctATTCAAATCTGCTGAGATTTAAGTTGAAATTTCCATACcctatttatgtcttttttaaagtttaataatatTAGCTACTCATTAAATATCCCAGCAGGTGCTCATTTCAAAGAAACATGTAGTGCAAATGATCTTGTATGTGCATTTGggtatcttcatttattttaacaatttttaaaactgtaagcaCTTGAGGGGGCATGGTGAGCGGATCCATGAATTCCTGAAATTGCATGTAAAGTTACAGATGTATGCATTTTTCTTGGTAGAGGAGTCAACACTTTGATTCCATTGCCAGGTTTCCTATGGGCCCAAAATCTTAATACTAACTACCCTAGAGGAATTTTTCTCTTCAAGTTTTGGTCCTTCtggctttccttttacttttcttgGTGCTCAAATTGTACTCTTTCCCAACCCTTTTTTCTCTACATTGCAAGATAAGGAATTTTCAAGAAAGCCAATGAAATGCTATTGTGTTCTGTGCTCAATCTCTGTCTCTGATTGTCTGATATACAATCTTTGAAGACAAAAGGTAAAATCTTTGAAGAGTTCTATACTTGGGGGCATAGGGACATAAACGTTTCTGAACCACCTGTTCTCTCTGCATGAAAGAAGTCAACCTCCAAACTCCTCATCTTTGAGGAAAGAACTACTACTGGGTTGGTGGGGATGTACAACTGAAGATGTGTACGCCACTTTACTTTGGGCTTCCATACAACATGCAAAGAAGAGATTATTTATATAGGCATCAACGCCCTGGTGAAAACAGGTCATTTGACATAAATACGTATTTTTCAAAAACCTACATCACTATTTCTAACTccgttttttaaaattgtagcaCTTGTATTTCTCTTCCCACTGCAATACAGACATGTTCCTTTTAGTTTGTGATTACCAGCTCAACTCATTTAAATAGGTCAAGTTAACTTCTAATAATATATGcctgtaataaaatatatattttcaaaaaattcattGAGGCTCAGTAAAACTATTTTAGAAAAACTTGAAAACTTTTTACACAATCTTAATGCTaaacaaatataattaattagTTGATTGAtcaatctaaaatttaaaaattctaagtgaAATTTTAAGGGGTATATCTCATAGTCTCTGTATAAGTGTCTACTAAACACAGTTGGACCATTTAAATcagaatttcaaataaaattgtaagaattTTCTGAATATAGCTAGAAGCTCATAGGAAAGAAAGTAAGCATTACTTACCTTTTAAAGTGGATATATTTCTATTGGAAAAATTAGTGTTGCAAATATATATTCAATCAACTATTATCATTTAATAGTTTGAGGTACTTTTATTCCACCGagtaagaaaactacaaatagtagTTGATTTAAGGATGTCAGTTGAGGAACCAAAGaagtaatgtaaaataaaataaaatatacaacaaaaaatAGAGTAGCGTTTGTTTTCTATTGCATACACAGTGGGTGCAGTAACTTCTGAGGACTCTGAGCG
Protein-coding regions in this window:
- the LOC132517152 gene encoding protocadherin gamma-A9 isoform X9, encoding MAAPTNRLHHRRLVLLCLFLGRLWETGASQIRYSVPEETEEGYIVGNISKDLGLELRELAERGVRIVSRGRTQLFALNPRSGSLVTAGRIDREELCAQSARCLVNFKVLVEDRVQLHGIEIEVTDINDNNPKFQVENLEVKINEIALPGTRYPLPGAVDPDVGLNSLQSYQLSSNHHFSLDVQTGDDGTISPELVLESALDREEEAAHRLVLVASDGGEPRRSSTVHIRVTVLDTNDNAPVFAQPIYRVKVPENVPPGTRLLTVSASDPDEGTNGEVAYKFWKISEKQSPLFQLNENTGEISTAKSLDYEECAFYDMEIQAEDGGALKDRTKVLISVEDVNDNRPEVTITSLFSPVREDAPQGTVIVLFNAHDRDSGKNGQVVCSIKEILSFQLEKSVEDYYRLLTVRNLDREKTSEYNITVTATDKGTPSLSTEIHITLHVVDVNDNPPSFSQTSYSVYLPENNLRGTSIFSVTAHDPDSNENARVVYSLAEDTIRGTPLSSYVSINSNTGVLYALRSFDYEQFRDLQMQVRASDSGDPPLSSNVSLSLFILDQNDNTPEILYPALPTDGSTGVELAPRSAEPGYLVTKVVAVDRDSGQNAWLSYRLLKASEPGLFTVGLHTGEVRTARALLDRDALKQSLVVAVQDHGQPPLSATVSLTVAVADSIPDVLAELGSLESPASPDDSGLTLYLVVAVAAVSCVFLAFVIVLLALRLRRWHTSHLLQASGGGLAGVPTSHFVGVDGVRAFLQTYSHEVSLTADSRRSHVIFPQPNYADTLISQESCEKSEPLCASDDSRFPIEDTPLVPQAPPNTDWRFSQAQRPGTSGSQNGDETGTWPNNQFDTEMLQAMILASASEAADGSSTLGGSAGTMGLSARYGPQFTLQHVPDYRQNVYIPGSNATLTNAAGKRDGKAPAGGNGNKKKSGKKEKK
- the LOC132517152 gene encoding protocadherin gamma-B6 isoform X18, translating into MGGSCTQRRPAGRRQVLFPFLLPLFYPALCEQIRYSIPEELAKGSVVGNLAKDLGLSVLDVSARKLRVSAEKLLFNVDAESGDLLVKDRIDREQICKERRRCELELEAVVENPLNIFHVIVVVEDINDHAPQFDKKEIHLEIFESVSSGTRISLDPATDPDINTNSVKDYQISPNPYFSLMVRVNSDGSKYPELSLEKPLDREKQRSHSLILTALDGGGPPRSATAQIEISVKDTNDNPPVFSKDEYRISISENLPPGSSVLLVTATDQDEGANAEIHYYFRSTAQSTRHMFSLDEKTGMIKNNQSLDFEDIERYTMEVEAKDGGGLSTQCKVIIDILDENDNSPEIIITSLSDEILEGSLPGMVVALFKTRDRDSGENGEVTCHIGRDVPFKIYSSSNNYYKLVTDGALDREQTLEYSVTITATDRGKPPLSSSTTITLHITDINDNAPVFHQAFYVVHVAENNPPGTSIAQISASDPDLGPNGHISYSILASDLEPRALSSYVSVSAESGVVFAQRAFDHEQLRAFELTLQARDHGSPALSANVSLRVLVGDLNDNAPRVLYPALGPDGSALFDTVPRAAQPGYLVTKVVAVDADSGHNAWLSYHVLQASEPGLFSVGLRTGEVRTARALGDRDAARQRLLVAVRDGGQPPLSATATLLLVFADSLQEALPDLSDHSEPTDPQAELQFYLVVALALISVLFLLAVILAVALHLRHSSSPAAWGCFQPGVCIKSGPVVPPNYSEGTLPYSYNLCVAHTGKTEFNFLRCSDPLHSTQDIVCGDSPGALIPLQSGNDLTSHPETLTPWVQ